The following coding sequences are from one Rhodothermales bacterium window:
- a CDS encoding 5-formyltetrahydrofolate cyclo-ligase, giving the protein MTTSTAQHEKNSYRARFDAYRRSLSADTHAVCSAAIVERIEALPAYRSARCIHAYWPMVHRGEIDIRPLLLAGHRAGKQILLPAVTSSQGAVMTPRMTPRMTHRLFEGEDRLQPGPWGVHEPMEGKTVPDKAIDLVLTPALGADLLGFRLGYGKGYYDSFLAGLGATVVCPVFDACVVDLLPHEPHDIPVSYLATESRLLRVLE; this is encoded by the coding sequence TTGACGACCTCCACAGCCCAGCACGAAAAAAACAGCTATCGCGCCCGTTTTGATGCCTATCGGCGTAGTCTGAGCGCCGATACCCACGCCGTCTGTTCAGCCGCCATTGTCGAACGCATCGAGGCCTTGCCGGCATACCGGTCCGCTCGATGTATTCATGCCTACTGGCCGATGGTCCACCGCGGCGAAATCGATATTCGCCCGCTTCTGCTCGCCGGCCACCGTGCCGGAAAACAAATTCTGCTGCCGGCGGTCACATCGAGCCAGGGCGCCGTTATGACGCCCCGTATGACGCCCCGTATGACACACCGCCTCTTTGAAGGCGAAGATCGGCTCCAACCGGGTCCGTGGGGCGTGCATGAACCCATGGAGGGCAAAACCGTTCCAGATAAGGCGATCGACCTGGTTCTGACGCCAGCGCTTGGAGCGGATCTGCTGGGTTTTCGGTTGGGCTATGGAAAAGGATATTACGATAGCTTCCTGGCCGGCCTCGGTGCGACGGTCGTCTGTCCGGTATTCGATGCGTGTGTGGTTGATCTACTACCCCATGAACCGCATGACATCCCGGTTTCGTATCTTGCGACGGAAAGTCGTCTACTCCGCGTTCTTGAGTGA
- the ffh gene encoding signal recognition particle protein has product MFENLSDKLDVALKSLAGQGRINELNIAETMREIRRALLDADVNYQVAREFTDKVKDQVLGSKVLNAVSPGQQLVKIIYDELVDLLGSVQVEIKTSAKPPTVVLVAGLQGSGKTTFCGKLAAYYKAKGFAPMLAAADVYRPAAVDQLKTLAASIDVPVYAIVEDGVVVRDAVRVAREALAEARRTARNLLIIDTAGRLHVDEEMMREVEQIRDAVSPTEILFVVDSMTGQDAVNTALEFNKRLNFDGVVLTKLDGDTRGGAALSIRSVVQKPIKFASTGEKLDALTPFYPDRMAQRILGMGDVVSFVERAQEQFDEKEADKLQRQIRSEDFNLEDFYEQLQRIKSMGSLKDLLGMIPGVGKQVRDLDVDDDAFKHIEAIINSMTPLERRKPDLLNGNRRRRIADGCGMEVKDVNQLIKQFHEMKKMMKTMSKLMGKGRNVDLQGLLGAR; this is encoded by the coding sequence ATGTTCGAAAATCTGAGCGACAAGCTGGACGTTGCGTTAAAGTCCCTCGCGGGGCAGGGGCGCATCAACGAACTCAACATCGCCGAGACGATGCGTGAGATCCGGCGTGCATTGCTCGATGCGGACGTCAATTATCAGGTGGCGCGGGAGTTTACGGACAAGGTAAAAGACCAGGTTCTCGGGAGCAAGGTGCTCAACGCGGTCTCGCCGGGGCAGCAGCTCGTGAAGATCATCTACGATGAGCTGGTGGACCTGCTCGGGTCGGTCCAGGTAGAGATCAAGACGTCGGCCAAGCCGCCGACGGTGGTGCTGGTCGCCGGCCTCCAGGGCTCAGGAAAAACGACGTTTTGCGGTAAACTCGCCGCTTATTATAAAGCCAAAGGTTTTGCCCCCATGCTCGCCGCGGCGGACGTATACCGTCCCGCGGCTGTGGATCAGCTCAAAACCCTCGCCGCCTCCATCGACGTGCCGGTGTATGCGATCGTGGAGGACGGGGTGGTTGTCCGCGATGCCGTTCGCGTGGCCCGTGAAGCGCTGGCTGAAGCGCGTCGGACCGCGCGTAACCTGCTCATCATCGACACCGCAGGCCGCTTGCATGTGGATGAGGAGATGATGCGCGAAGTCGAGCAGATCAGGGACGCCGTTTCGCCTACCGAGATCTTGTTCGTCGTCGACAGCATGACGGGTCAGGATGCCGTCAATACGGCGCTCGAGTTTAATAAGCGGCTGAACTTCGACGGCGTCGTGCTTACGAAACTCGATGGAGACACCCGCGGCGGCGCTGCGCTCTCTATCCGCTCGGTGGTTCAGAAACCGATCAAGTTTGCCTCGACGGGTGAGAAGTTAGACGCGCTGACGCCGTTTTATCCGGATCGGATGGCGCAGCGGATTCTGGGTATGGGGGACGTCGTCTCCTTCGTCGAGCGCGCCCAGGAGCAGTTCGATGAGAAAGAGGCCGATAAACTCCAGCGGCAGATCCGCTCGGAGGATTTTAACCTCGAGGATTTTTACGAACAGCTGCAGCGCATCAAGAGCATGGGCTCGCTGAAAGATCTGCTCGGCATGATCCCTGGAGTCGGCAAGCAGGTCCGAGACCTGGACGTGGACGACGACGCGTTTAAACACATCGAGGCCATCATCAACTCCATGACCCCCCTGGAACGGCGCAAGCCGGATCTGCTTAACGGTAACCGTCGCCGGCGCATTGCCGACGGCTGTGGCATGGAGGTCAAGGACGTCAATCAGCTCATCAAGCAGTTTCATGAGATGAAAAAGATGATGAAGACGATGTCCAAGTTGATGGGTAAAGGTAGAAATGTCGACCTCCAGGGGCTCCTGGGGGCGCGATAG
- the rimM gene encoding ribosome maturation factor RimM (Essential for efficient processing of 16S rRNA), which translates to MSATDAHSLRRIGRILRAHGVLGELKVLPSVADIEGLATLPRVWIGGAPDQATAHAVECVRFQHNAKGRLVLLRVAGVVGREAAEAMRGREVFAAAADLPVSDGEAYDRDLLVGLEAFADGAPIGRIHDVLEMPAHHVLVIAREGRPDALVPAVPAFIETIDLAAGRLVIRPIEGLLED; encoded by the coding sequence ATGTCAGCTACGGACGCGCATTCGTTACGCCGCATCGGGCGGATCTTACGCGCGCACGGCGTCCTGGGGGAGCTGAAGGTATTGCCGTCGGTTGCGGATATCGAGGGTCTGGCGACACTCCCTCGGGTCTGGATCGGCGGAGCGCCGGATCAGGCAACGGCACACGCCGTGGAGTGCGTCCGCTTTCAGCATAACGCGAAAGGCCGGCTCGTTCTCCTGCGAGTGGCCGGAGTCGTGGGCCGCGAGGCCGCGGAGGCGATGCGTGGTCGCGAGGTATTCGCGGCGGCGGCAGACCTACCGGTATCCGATGGCGAAGCATACGATCGCGACCTGCTGGTCGGGCTCGAAGCCTTTGCCGACGGCGCGCCCATTGGCCGTATCCACGATGTGCTGGAAATGCCCGCGCATCACGTGCTCGTGATTGCGCGGGAAGGTCGGCCCGATGCCCTCGTGCCGGCTGTGCCAGCGTTCATTGAAACGATTGATCTTGCCGCCGGCCGTCTGGTCATCCGGCCCATCGAGGGCCTGTTGGAAGACTGA
- the trmD gene encoding tRNA (guanosine(37)-N1)-methyltransferase TrmD — translation MRIDIVTALPDIVRGPLEHSIIQRARAAGIVSIVVHDIRDFTFDKHRQVDDYPFGGGAGMVLKPEPIFACIEAIQAEAEQRGEPVDEVVYLTPDGEVFQQAIANQLSLRRHLILLAGHYKGVDQRVRDALVTREISIGDYVLSGGELPALVLVDALVRLVPGVLGDASSALTDSHQDGLLAPPVYTRPALYRGLEVPDVLMSGDHRAIDAWRDEQSLARTRERRPDMLDAAD, via the coding sequence GTGCGAATCGATATCGTCACCGCACTGCCGGACATCGTCCGCGGTCCGCTCGAACACAGCATCATCCAACGCGCCCGCGCTGCCGGGATCGTGTCGATTGTTGTGCACGACATACGGGACTTCACGTTCGATAAGCATCGACAAGTGGACGATTACCCGTTCGGCGGAGGCGCCGGCATGGTGCTCAAGCCGGAGCCGATCTTCGCCTGCATCGAAGCGATCCAGGCGGAGGCGGAACAGCGCGGCGAACCGGTAGACGAGGTAGTGTACCTCACGCCGGATGGCGAAGTGTTCCAGCAAGCGATAGCCAACCAGCTCTCCTTGCGGCGCCATCTGATCCTGCTCGCCGGCCACTATAAAGGCGTCGATCAGCGTGTGCGCGATGCCCTCGTTACCCGCGAGATTTCGATCGGGGACTATGTGCTGAGCGGTGGTGAGCTGCCTGCCCTCGTCCTCGTCGATGCCCTCGTTCGGCTTGTGCCGGGGGTGCTCGGCGATGCGTCGTCGGCGCTAACCGATTCGCACCAGGACGGCCTCCTTGCGCCACCCGTCTACACCCGCCCCGCTTTGTATCGCGGGCTCGAGGTGCCGGACGTGTTGATGTCGGGAGATCACCGGGCTATCGATGCCTGGCGGGACGAACAGAGCCTCGCGCGGACGCGCGAGCGCCGGCCCGACATGCTCGACGCGGCGGATTGA
- the rplS gene encoding 50S ribosomal protein L19, translating to MAKDLIGIIEATQFRDDVVAFTPGDTVNVHVRVVEGDKERIQQYQGVVIGIQNSGSNRTFTVRKISNGVGVERIFPIFSPKVAKVEVVRRGSVRRAKLYYLRNLRGKAARIKEKMYDRAH from the coding sequence ATGGCTAAGGACCTGATTGGGATCATAGAAGCGACCCAGTTTCGCGACGATGTCGTCGCTTTTACGCCCGGAGATACGGTCAATGTGCATGTGCGCGTCGTCGAAGGCGACAAGGAGCGTATCCAGCAGTATCAGGGTGTCGTGATCGGCATCCAGAACAGCGGCTCCAACCGCACGTTCACCGTCCGCAAGATTTCGAACGGCGTTGGCGTCGAGCGTATCTTCCCGATCTTCTCCCCGAAGGTTGCGAAGGTGGAAGTCGTTCGTCGCGGTAGCGTCCGTCGCGCGAAGTTGTATTACCTGCGCAACCTGCGTGGTAAGGCGGCCCGCATCAAAGAGAAGATGTACGATCGCGCCCACTGA
- a CDS encoding MqnA/MqnD/SBP family protein: MRIAIWDEPALDVFAVAMEQSGRFAPSAIRRGTRAQCRNWIVLGEVDVALVPTLTLFREQALFDALPAVAISTWESTLVEIVLNRPLGEGVRTVSFDPRYAQEVLLTQIVLKEHYQTVPVFRPVDAESVNQLLEASTDAAILVNAASDAGAAATYRMDLGREWFELTNYPMVWGIFVTPRGAANSDHVRRLTTYAGMAEQLTESWLADRVLDERRAAFYRSHIRYRLDDLAVASFTALQDYLYFYLATDDIAPVSFYQVPESEADDSDDIPLL; the protein is encoded by the coding sequence ATGCGCATTGCCATCTGGGACGAGCCGGCACTCGATGTATTTGCGGTGGCGATGGAGCAAAGCGGACGCTTTGCTCCATCGGCTATCCGCAGGGGCACCCGCGCCCAGTGCCGAAATTGGATCGTCCTCGGTGAAGTGGATGTGGCTCTCGTGCCCACCCTGACGTTGTTCCGGGAGCAGGCGCTTTTCGATGCACTGCCGGCGGTGGCCATCTCGACGTGGGAATCCACTCTGGTGGAGATCGTGCTCAACCGTCCGCTCGGCGAAGGCGTACGCACGGTCAGCTTCGATCCTCGCTACGCCCAGGAAGTGCTGCTAACGCAGATCGTGCTAAAAGAGCATTACCAGACCGTCCCGGTGTTTAGACCGGTCGATGCGGAGTCGGTTAACCAGTTGCTCGAAGCGTCGACGGATGCCGCCATCCTGGTTAATGCCGCCTCCGACGCTGGCGCGGCGGCTACTTACCGGATGGACCTCGGTCGGGAGTGGTTCGAGTTGACGAACTACCCGATGGTATGGGGAATCTTCGTCACCCCTCGCGGGGCCGCGAACAGCGATCACGTGCGCCGGCTCACGACGTATGCCGGCATGGCCGAGCAACTCACCGAGTCGTGGCTCGCCGATCGCGTGCTGGACGAACGTCGCGCGGCCTTCTACCGATCCCACATCCGGTACCGGTTGGACGACCTCGCCGTCGCCAGCTTCACAGCCCTCCAGGATTACCTCTACTTCTACCTGGCCACCGACGACATCGCCCCGGTTTCGTTCTACCAGGTCCCGGAGTCCGAAGCCGACGATTCCGACGACATCCCTCTGTTGTGA
- the smpB gene encoding SsrA-binding protein SmpB gives MSEEIKIVASNRKARHEFSIEESLEAGMVLHGTEVKSLREGKVNMSDAFCIVQGGEMMLLNCHISPFKHGGHFNHEAVHPRKLLLHRKEIEKWREAIEQKGFTIVPLKIYFKAGRAKIEIGLAKGKKLFDKRSDIADRESKRRLERVMRSGKDE, from the coding sequence ATGAGTGAGGAGATTAAAATCGTTGCTTCCAACCGCAAGGCGCGCCACGAATTCAGCATCGAGGAGTCGCTCGAAGCCGGCATGGTGCTCCATGGGACCGAAGTGAAGTCCCTCCGCGAAGGCAAAGTCAACATGTCGGACGCGTTCTGCATCGTCCAGGGCGGCGAGATGATGCTTTTGAACTGCCATATTTCGCCGTTTAAACACGGCGGGCACTTCAACCACGAGGCCGTCCATCCGCGCAAATTACTCCTCCACCGCAAGGAGATCGAGAAGTGGCGCGAGGCGATCGAGCAGAAAGGGTTTACGATCGTGCCGCTCAAGATCTACTTCAAAGCCGGCCGCGCGAAGATCGAGATCGGCCTCGCAAAGGGTAAAAAGCTTTTTGACAAGCGTTCCGACATCGCGGACCGTGAATCGAAGCGCCGGCTCGAACGCGTCATGCGAAGTGGTAAAGACGAGTAG
- the tyrS gene encoding tyrosine--tRNA ligase, whose translation MFLPVDEQLAHIRRGVQEILPEAALREKLQRSYDTGKPLIVKLGCDPSRPDLHLGHSVVLRKLRQFQDLGHQAILIVGDFTGMIGDPSGKSKTRPPLSLEETRLNGQSYYEQASKILDGGKARILYNSEWLGPMSFRDVIQLAGKYTVARMLERDEFERRYKGGEPIGVHEFLYPLAQAQDSVAIQSDIELGGTDQKFNLLVGRDIQMANGMPAQVCITLPLLEGTDGIEKMSKSLDNYIGISEPPEQMYGKTLSIPDTLIYRYFELATDLSTDELPALKAYAERDPRNAKHDLALRLVQMYHGAEAARQARAHFEKTIIGGGVPDEIESFTPEAETGSSINLVKLMAQAGLASSNGEARRLVQQQAVSIDGERVDDPQLEIDLAVRAPFVVKVGKRRFVRIMWKG comes from the coding sequence ATGTTTTTACCCGTCGACGAACAGCTTGCGCACATCCGCCGGGGCGTCCAGGAAATCCTCCCCGAAGCGGCCCTCCGCGAGAAACTTCAGCGCTCGTACGATACCGGTAAACCCCTCATCGTTAAACTCGGGTGCGACCCGAGCCGGCCCGACCTCCACCTCGGCCACTCCGTCGTCCTCCGTAAGCTCCGCCAGTTTCAGGATCTCGGCCATCAGGCCATCCTCATCGTGGGCGACTTCACGGGCATGATCGGCGACCCGAGCGGGAAGTCGAAGACCCGCCCGCCCCTCTCCCTCGAAGAGACCCGCCTCAACGGGCAGTCGTACTACGAACAGGCCTCGAAAATCCTCGACGGCGGCAAAGCGCGTATCCTGTACAACTCCGAGTGGCTGGGACCGATGAGCTTCCGCGACGTGATCCAGCTCGCCGGCAAATACACCGTCGCTCGGATGCTCGAACGAGACGAATTCGAGCGGCGCTACAAGGGCGGCGAGCCGATCGGGGTGCACGAATTCCTGTACCCGCTCGCCCAGGCGCAGGACTCGGTGGCCATCCAATCCGACATCGAACTCGGCGGCACCGACCAGAAATTCAACCTGCTCGTTGGTCGCGACATCCAGATGGCGAACGGGATGCCGGCGCAAGTCTGCATCACGCTACCGCTTCTCGAAGGCACGGATGGGATCGAGAAAATGTCGAAATCGCTCGACAACTACATCGGCATCTCCGAACCGCCCGAGCAGATGTACGGGAAAACGCTGTCCATCCCCGATACGCTCATCTACCGGTATTTCGAACTCGCCACGGATCTGTCCACGGACGAGCTGCCGGCGCTCAAGGCCTACGCCGAGCGCGACCCCCGGAATGCCAAACACGACCTCGCGCTGCGCCTCGTCCAGATGTACCATGGTGCCGAAGCCGCCCGCCAGGCCCGCGCTCATTTCGAAAAGACCATCATCGGCGGGGGAGTGCCGGACGAGATCGAGTCGTTTACGCCCGAGGCGGAAACCGGCTCTTCGATCAATCTCGTGAAGCTGATGGCACAGGCCGGCCTCGCGTCTTCTAACGGCGAAGCCCGCCGGCTCGTGCAGCAACAGGCCGTCTCCATCGACGGCGAACGCGTCGACGACCCGCAACTCGAGATCGACCTCGCCGTCCGCGCTCCGTTTGTGGTGAAAGTGGGCAAACGCCGCTTCGTTCGGATTATGTGGAAGGGCTAG
- a CDS encoding BlaI/MecI/CopY family transcriptional regulator, which produces MTTPQHEHLSRRERQIMDVIYQKGKATAAEVMDQIPDAPSYSAVRALMRILVEKGHLSYALSGNRYIYKPTVSRQTAKHNALQHVLSTFFEGSVSQAMVALLDLTDELPEDELERLSVLIEKAKNEGK; this is translated from the coding sequence ATGACCACGCCCCAGCACGAACACCTCAGCCGCCGCGAACGGCAAATCATGGATGTGATCTATCAAAAGGGAAAGGCGACGGCCGCCGAAGTGATGGATCAGATCCCGGACGCCCCCAGCTACTCTGCCGTGCGTGCGCTGATGCGCATCCTGGTCGAAAAGGGCCACCTGTCGTACGCCCTATCGGGGAATCGGTACATCTACAAGCCGACCGTGTCGCGGCAGACCGCCAAGCACAACGCGCTACAACACGTGTTGTCGACATTCTTCGAGGGATCCGTTTCGCAGGCGATGGTGGCGTTGTTGGATCTGACGGACGAGTTGCCGGAGGATGAACTGGAGCGCCTGTCGGTGTTGATCGAAAAAGCCAAAAACGAAGGAAAATGA
- a CDS encoding M56 family metallopeptidase yields MDNLLFSPAFTREAFVVLFDYALKGVIILLFANLLVYLLRPASAAILHAIWTVAMVLLILVPIAPRLVPGLDLAILDPRALPGVSGATGLAGENAPEDAVVAYWPSQGDSYGVLNRNVQEQAALEESMAAVRDKQGSGDAYIVRSPDAGYRIEPAAPIAPLLRTQTAMPVLDAVLLFGMTAGWSDWMLLVWLGGVVFLIGWMISGVVGLFWLRQRSTHLMGEDWQDLIDEISERYALRRPVALMTSGRIAMPMTWGVWRPVVMLPVDAEDWPAERRRSVLLHEVAHIARWDYLTQSLAYAVCAVNWFNPLVWRAAGQMRLEQEKACDDRVLSHGMKATAYASHLMDLARTVRSAFVSPSAAMSMARPSQLEGRLIAILDDRHDRRTPSWRRLVGTAAASFVLILPLAAMQVWRPTAETVSAKPARFSMLAPAPEYEKIAEDASLAALAELEAVHLNLEALEIANQELYFTLDISTDTTDEQRKAARRKAIVALRSALDDENEAIRRDAVIALYQIGGADAVDAFVEVVRNDPSADVRRQAVMALSRARGETAEQGLIAALSDADRDVRRDALIALSSREVTEATPAFEQALKDEDAMIRATAVRAMAAHPAEGTVDALADVLANDASRDVRIAAVQGLGMMRDIRAVDALSAALEDEDVDVRRLAAQALSQLNYGGDEQVRRTVGRAWGGVLAPGQIRSGAGPGTIFSSAEAPAVWGYSRGLNDSARVMAYSDDLARVGSQARDNEHIQLLNEKALWENERKREAIEQEMEALRGFIERSQTEGGGEQDSRELMKRLEALQIERDLSDSALEHRLRISRWPQAGETFTAAPGASQEELKEARISEMIRFIEEQPSGPRCKEYVKLLQDMKDSNPRAKIAVETLSCEKE; encoded by the coding sequence ATGGACAACCTGCTCTTCTCGCCGGCCTTCACCCGTGAGGCCTTCGTCGTGCTTTTCGACTACGCACTCAAGGGCGTGATCATTCTTTTGTTCGCCAACCTGCTCGTCTACCTGCTTCGGCCGGCCTCCGCGGCGATCCTGCATGCGATCTGGACCGTAGCGATGGTGCTGCTGATCCTGGTGCCGATCGCGCCGCGACTCGTGCCGGGTCTGGACCTGGCGATCCTCGACCCGAGGGCCCTGCCGGGGGTGAGTGGCGCCACGGGATTGGCTGGTGAAAATGCGCCCGAGGATGCGGTAGTTGCCTACTGGCCCTCGCAAGGCGACTCATATGGGGTATTGAACCGGAATGTGCAGGAGCAGGCTGCACTGGAAGAATCCATGGCCGCGGTGAGGGACAAACAAGGCTCGGGTGACGCATACATCGTCCGTTCGCCTGACGCCGGCTACCGGATCGAGCCGGCCGCGCCCATTGCTCCTTTGCTTCGAACGCAGACGGCCATGCCTGTTCTGGACGCTGTGTTGTTGTTTGGGATGACGGCGGGATGGTCGGACTGGATGCTGCTCGTCTGGCTGGGCGGCGTGGTGTTTCTGATAGGATGGATGATCTCGGGCGTCGTGGGGCTGTTCTGGCTGCGCCAGCGGTCGACTCATCTGATGGGGGAGGACTGGCAGGATCTCATCGATGAAATCTCCGAACGATATGCGTTGCGTCGGCCAGTAGCCCTCATGACGAGTGGCCGCATCGCGATGCCGATGACGTGGGGGGTGTGGCGTCCGGTGGTGATGTTGCCCGTCGACGCGGAGGACTGGCCGGCGGAGCGGCGGCGCTCCGTGCTCCTACACGAAGTGGCCCACATCGCGCGCTGGGATTACCTGACCCAGAGCCTCGCCTATGCCGTGTGCGCCGTAAACTGGTTCAACCCGCTGGTGTGGCGCGCCGCCGGCCAGATGCGACTCGAACAGGAAAAGGCGTGTGACGACCGGGTGTTGTCCCATGGCATGAAGGCGACCGCGTACGCCTCGCACCTGATGGACCTCGCCCGGACCGTGCGCTCCGCGTTTGTATCGCCATCCGCTGCGATGTCGATGGCGCGTCCGTCTCAGCTTGAAGGCCGGCTGATCGCCATCCTGGACGATCGGCACGACCGGCGGACCCCCTCGTGGCGCCGGCTTGTGGGGACGGCGGCGGCATCTTTCGTGCTCATTCTACCGCTTGCGGCGATGCAGGTCTGGCGCCCAACGGCAGAGACCGTTTCCGCGAAACCGGCCCGTTTCAGCATGCTCGCGCCGGCGCCCGAGTATGAAAAGATCGCGGAGGACGCTTCCCTTGCCGCGTTGGCAGAACTCGAGGCCGTACATCTCAACCTGGAGGCGTTGGAGATTGCGAACCAGGAGCTGTACTTCACGCTGGATATCTCCACGGACACCACCGATGAGCAGCGAAAAGCCGCGCGCCGTAAGGCGATTGTCGCGCTACGCAGCGCGCTGGACGACGAAAACGAGGCTATCCGGCGCGACGCCGTGATCGCGCTGTATCAGATCGGCGGGGCCGATGCCGTCGATGCCTTTGTTGAGGTCGTCCGCAACGACCCGAGTGCGGACGTACGCCGGCAGGCCGTCATGGCGCTTAGTCGGGCCAGGGGCGAAACCGCGGAGCAGGGTCTGATCGCCGCGTTGTCCGACGCCGACCGGGATGTCCGGCGCGACGCGCTGATCGCGCTGAGCAGCCGGGAGGTGACCGAAGCGACGCCGGCATTTGAGCAGGCGTTAAAGGATGAGGACGCCATGATCCGCGCGACGGCCGTACGGGCCATGGCCGCCCATCCGGCGGAAGGGACCGTCGATGCGCTGGCGGATGTGCTCGCCAACGATGCCTCGCGCGACGTCCGTATCGCGGCGGTGCAGGGGCTCGGGATGATGCGCGATATCCGCGCGGTGGACGCGCTTTCCGCCGCACTGGAGGATGAGGATGTGGATGTGCGCCGGCTGGCAGCCCAGGCGCTCAGCCAGCTCAACTATGGGGGGGATGAGCAGGTTCGGCGTACGGTGGGTCGGGCCTGGGGCGGCGTCCTGGCGCCCGGTCAGATTCGGAGTGGGGCAGGTCCGGGGACGATTTTTTCATCGGCGGAGGCGCCGGCCGTCTGGGGGTATAGCCGGGGCTTGAACGACAGCGCGCGGGTGATGGCGTATTCGGATGATCTGGCGCGTGTTGGATCGCAGGCACGGGACAATGAGCATATTCAGTTGTTGAATGAGAAGGCATTATGGGAGAACGAACGCAAGCGGGAGGCCATCGAACAAGAAATGGAAGCATTGCGTGGATTCATAGAGCGCAGTCAGACGGAGGGCGGGGGAGAACAGGATAGTCGCGAACTTATGAAACGCCTGGAGGCGCTGCAGATTGAACGGGATCTTTCGGATTCTGCACTTGAACACCGACTCCGAATATCTCGATGGCCGCAAGCCGGCGAGACCTTCACTGCAGCCCCCGGTGCTTCGCAAGAGGAATTGAAGGAAGCACGGATCAGCGAGATGATCCGGTTCATCGAAGAGCAGCCGTCGGGCCCTCGGTGCAAGGAGTATGTTAAGCTGCTCCAGGACATGAAGGACAGTAACCCGCGCGCGAAGATCGCCGTGGAGACCCTCAGCTGCGAGAAAGAATGA
- a CDS encoding response regulator has product MSIKPAATHILVVEDNADTQILLRYFLQASYKIDIACKIDEALQLTTQHTFDLLLVDIHLGEERTGIDLLNMIRQKGHYASIPIIALTAYAMPGDRNRFLNMGFDGYVSKPFTQKQLLETITQLLAA; this is encoded by the coding sequence ATGAGTATAAAGCCGGCAGCTACCCATATTCTGGTGGTCGAAGACAATGCCGACACACAGATCCTGTTGCGGTATTTTCTGCAGGCTTCATACAAAATCGACATCGCGTGCAAAATCGATGAGGCGCTGCAATTGACAACGCAGCATACGTTTGACTTGCTCCTGGTTGATATTCACCTCGGCGAAGAGCGTACAGGCATCGATCTGCTCAACATGATCCGCCAGAAGGGTCATTACGCATCCATTCCGATCATCGCGCTTACTGCCTACGCCATGCCCGGAGATCGTAACCGGTTCCTCAACATGGGGTTCGACGGCTATGTGAGCAAACCTTTCACCCAGAAACAGCTACTCGAAACCATTACCCAACTCCTCGCCGCGTGA
- a CDS encoding DUF4835 family protein yields the protein MPNPTRRTSRFSSRLIRFLLLGLGVMVGAPATAPTAHAQEFNCQVTVSIAQLTGSEFTFLQELGEQIELYMNERSFTQDRYLDVERIDCLMQVIFEEAVTLTSFQARIVLSSRRPIYGVPQVSTVLQISDTGWQFNYAQGSPLVFDLEKFDPLTSVLNFYAYIMLGYDYDTFAEFGGSAHFERARRIAALAESQNALGWVDLGDNRGRKDLIEQVLDPRFKPLRKVYFDYHYAGLDAFVSENEAARGSILAAIESLDALYDEMSRSYVFDIFFSSKAEEIAAVFDDSPLSSQAYDVLRRVDPANLSKYDKLVN from the coding sequence ATGCCGAACCCAACCCGACGCACGTCTCGCTTTTCTTCTCGCCTTATCCGCTTCCTGCTTCTGGGGTTGGGGGTTATGGTAGGGGCGCCGGCTACCGCGCCGACGGCCCACGCACAGGAATTTAACTGCCAGGTCACGGTCTCCATCGCCCAACTCACGGGCTCCGAGTTTACGTTCTTGCAGGAGCTTGGCGAACAGATCGAGCTCTATATGAACGAGCGGTCTTTCACGCAGGACCGGTACCTGGATGTCGAGCGCATCGACTGCCTCATGCAGGTGATCTTCGAGGAAGCGGTCACCCTCACCAGCTTTCAGGCCCGGATCGTGTTATCCAGCCGGCGACCCATTTACGGTGTGCCGCAGGTCTCGACGGTCCTTCAAATCAGCGATACCGGCTGGCAGTTTAACTACGCCCAGGGGTCGCCGCTGGTATTCGATCTCGAGAAGTTCGATCCCCTGACGTCGGTGCTCAACTTCTACGCCTACATCATGCTGGGCTACGACTACGACACATTTGCGGAATTTGGAGGCTCCGCCCACTTCGAGCGGGCGCGGCGCATCGCGGCGCTGGCGGAGTCCCAGAACGCGCTCGGTTGGGTCGATCTGGGTGACAACCGGGGCCGGAAAGATCTGATCGAGCAGGTGCTGGATCCCCGCTTTAAGCCACTCCGGAAGGTCTATTTCGACTACCACTACGCCGGCCTTGACGCCTTCGTCTCGGAGAATGAGGCGGCGCGAGGCAGTATTCTCGCGGCGATTGAGAGCCTGGACGCTCTTTATGATGAGATGTCGCGATCGTATGTGTTCGACATCTTTTTCTCAAGCAAAGCCGAGGAGATCGCCGCGGTGTTTGACGACTCTCCCCTGAGTTCACAGGCGTACGATGTGCTCCGCCGTGTCGACCCCGCGAACCTGTCGAAATACGATAAGCTGGTGAACTGA